gaaatattttatcagattttggatcaaaaagcatttgcatgATGTACTTTTTTTCAGAACAGTTTGTGCACACTATATTGATGTCTATATCTACTATCTAATCATCAATGTATTGTGGGTTTTTGatgatatcaatatcaataaaaagtgaaaacagtggatttttatttctgttaacAAAGCCACAATTTAGTGTTAATCTGGTATATTCCTTGTAACTCGGTTACTTCCCCTGATTTCTAAGGGAGGCTACTCCATTTGCTACTTCCGGGTAATACATTTTGCAAGATGGCCGACATAGACAATGAGATCACTGGGGCGTGTATGAATAACAATGAGTTGACACCATTTAAGGTCGTCGATTTGAAAAGATACCTTGCGAACTGGAAATTGAATGTATCAGATCTTAAATGCGAATTGACTGAGAGGATAAAAGGCGCATATAGACTTTCTATAACTGACAAACACGTGCTGGAGGAGAGAGATTGGGAAGAAAGAGAGAGAAGAGCAACCGAACGGTTTATCCTCCCATGTGGCGAGGGTGTTCCACCGCCATCAACACTGAAAGCATGGAAGTCCACTATTGATCTGTTTCCTGCTGTAGAGgaaaagtatatatacaactACATTCTTCTGAAAAGAGACTCGAAAGTCAATTGAAGGCGAGGACTTATTATGTGGACGGACATGTACAGAAAGTTGAGGTATGTCAAATAGTGAGTTTATAATAAGTCTGAGGCTGTTTTTGTCTGCCATGTTTACTTCATCCAGTTATATAATTAGCTCAAGGGGACTATTTTGACttggacataaaaataatttggctAGCCACAATTATGGGAGGAGGGTGGGGTGGAGACAAGCACTGTTTCGAACCACACCGAATATATACCtatcttaatttaaaaacaacaacaacaacaacaacaacaacaacaacaacagcaacatattttgtacaattttcatatgttgtatgatgtatgttgtatatttattgtcatttaaattaaaatattattaataatttattcttCAGGTCCATCTCATAAGCGAAGAGTGCAGCCACTGTTATGTTCAAGCTTCCGTGCTGCCATCATTTCCAACTGCAGACAAAAGAAAGTCACCAGACTACCAACCCTGGATCCTTCTGTCGAAAGTGACTGGCTGCATACACTCTGCGTTCTGCAACTGTCCAGCTGGGTAAGTTGAATTAATTTGTGATAAATCAAAGTCTCTGATCTGCATTGATGAAAGGTGTCCAACCCACATACGCTAGGGTATTTTGTCAgtattatcaaatacttaaacCTGGGGCATTCTTCAAACTGTTTCATATCTTCTTATCgaacttggtacacttgttaCAAGAGACAAATATGCACATGTTATAACTGTCATAATTGTGGCTTTCATTGTTAGCTGAGATTTGCTATTGTTTTCTGAATGAAAGAACAGGCGAGCTTATGTATTGATTCAATGAACACCCTTCACCGTGTTGGTGTTTACTTCTGGCACtctttgtattttgtatgttcATGGTCTACCAGGAAATACTAAGTGTAAAATACTGTATATTCACctccattttcaaactttaatgttttgggatatacatgtaagtataacATGTAAAAAGGCAGatgcaaatgatttttttatattttaatctcGTGAAGGTGAATGCTGCAACCATATTGGGGCCTTGCTGTATGGACTTGAAGATCTGACGCGTAAGAAATGCTTGCTCCAACATCCAAACCTTGTGCCTCGAACAACTTCAGCATGCTTTctgccattcggaactcctcggccattttatcgaaagcaacctcggatgtatgccggtacatctgttgaagtagttttgaattatatcattaattaaatgtagtgtttaagagttgtatttattgatctcagtttaaattgatagcCAGTGGAGTGTTTTactgcaaacataattaagattcccaagagttaagtaaTAAAGTTTAACTGATAAATAAGATctctacgcgatctatttgcagcggacttaaacgtaccaatTCTTCAAAGAAGAAACTGTACAACGTGTCAGTGCGTAaagtttctgtaaacaaaaaccATGAACTGAACTCTATCAATGGATGCACTGTTAACATTGACAGATTTAGGCAGAAACTGGTTGGTTCGAAGTTGAATGTAGGCTGGTTAAAAAACTTGAattgaaaaattgaaacaactgaaaatgaaccagatCTCCCTGTATTACATTCTGTGCCATTCAACTACTATGATAGTGTAAACTTGAGAGAGACAGTTCTAGTAAGACAGTGTTTTTGGATCATTTGACTCTTTGAAGCAAAGCGCTGGAGAAATTTAATTAACTGAAATCTTAACAAGGGACCAAAAAAGTGGGAAATGGCAAGAGGCCAGAAAAGAACGCCTAACAGCTTCAAACTTTGGCAGCATCTGCCATAGGATATTTCCAGTCCAGATGGGCTTGTGTTCTGTTCACATTGTACAGAAAGTGTTGGTCTGGTTGGGATTAAGTGTCCTGCCTCTAAGAAATGGAGAATGCAAACGCCTAAGAAATGCTGTGAAGAcaatgattttttgtcagttagAGAATGGCCAGGTGTTACTCAaggaaacacacaaatattactaCCAGGTCCAAGGGCAGATGGGAATCACCGGGAGGAAATGGTTTGATTTTGTAGTTTGGACATGTGTATGTCTTTCTATACAGAGAATTGCATTTTGTGAatcattttggctgaaaatgttgtgtcAACTTGACAGATTTTGCTTGGAATCATACATTCCTGAACTGTACGCACAATGTGTTAAAAGGGGAATGATTATGTTCAATTGATTTGTACATCGTCTAGTTATGTggtgttcatacatgtacatttgaatgatcaataatgacaatttatgtgaatatcttgtttgctttcagttattttcataactaaattcaaaatgaaactccAAAATGACTGTATTGTTAATATGAATTTTAAACCATGAATAGAAAAGTTGTGGAATAGAAAAGTTGTAAATCTAAATAAATGACAGTATTTTggaagtatgtgtactttttgtcaacatattgtGATCATGTGATGCTGTAAatctactttaattatttccttgttttatgtttgacctTCTCTACTTTTCCTTTCCATTTATCTAGTTTGCAGGAATGTATTTCTGAGCTTAATAAATGGACATATGTTTAACCTTTCAAGGgtgttattattgcattttttttgtgcAGGATAGTGATAGCGTTTATATCGCCATTGTTTAAAAAGGTAGCTGATTTTTACTGAATATTGGTTTGCATGTAGCTACTGCATGGCCCATAACTCAAGACTGTCGAGTTGTTCTCCTTTTCTGACTTgcttattaaaaaacaacaacaaatgagtgttactttcttatgtttgcataatgcaaaacttaaaggggctatacaccgtgtgatgaaatagcgaaaaaaaaaagaaacttgtcaaaaactgacataaacttggtatcaatatgtacaatgcattgaaacgtGATTTGCTAGTCGATGATATCATGGgatataaccaagttaggtatattaGCTTAAACATTCATATGGTTtcgggtaagccttcgtagcaatGTGGATATAACACTGGTCAGCTATTTTGGTGACACTGCTTCGAACCATAGCTCATTTtccttttacattttggtatttctttacaattatgatataagaagagtaaaacattttattaaataatttgtcctgagatttgttacagaaaaaaaaactttattggtGCCAATCTCGTGTACaatccctttaaacattggGACATATCATGGGGctagtttttttaatctaatgtaTCTTAAAGTTAACATTGTCGGTCATTTCAGTTTTATCTATGGAACTCTTGCCTATTCTTATTTCCACTTAGTTCAATTATGAAACTGATATGAAAATGGTTCATACTGAAGAATCCTAAGAGATAAGCAATTCAATACTCATGATTTGAAGTACGTGGTAGATCAATTACAcatggcaaataaaaaaaaaactcatttcaaaGCCAAAGTTAATAAGTGATCTTTGACTTTTATTcttagaaatgttacaaataataaaaccacaaaatacaaagaagatgtttcacaaacaaaaatttatatcaataaattgatcACTTAATGcatgtttcaaatcaaatcttGAAATCCATTCACATGAGCATATTTCCTTATCCATTGTTGTCAAACCTGAATCAAATGTGTAATctcataattatatcatataactTGTTcgaaaaattgatttaaaaacaaaattacaatttcATTAGAAGAAAGATCAACAAGTTGTTCTAGTTAGAAGTATACAAGTTTTATCCCTAAATCTAATGCTTGATATATACAAAGGCTTTCATTGACACATGAGTTATTATTGAACAAGTGGTGGCCATAGATCTGTCAaccatgtgcatattttgaacactttaGAAATTCTCTTTGACTGTGTTATAGGAATATTGCCATGCAATATTCTCTCCATTTGCCTTTCAACATGTATTCGTAAACTTGCAATATCTTTTGTAAGGAGAACCTCACGTTTAGAGAATTGTTTCCCTTTCTGTTTAAATGGTGGAATAATGAGATGAATGCCTCTTGGAGTAGTAAGGTCTGTAATAGTGAAACCCTTATCAACCATTATGGCGTCTCCTTCTTCAAGCAAGCCCAAGAGTACACATTTTCCTGTGAGATTCTTGTCACTGGTACAGCCCACCCAACAGTCAGAAGCAAAATTTACAACACCGTTTGGGCTTATACCCACCAAAATCTTATGAGTCATGTGAGACTTGTAATCACTGTATATTAAACTTTTCAGAGACAGGGAACTGGATGTTTCACTGTAAATTTCAGTGCAGTCGATAATAACTCTAGTGTTagaatatttctctttaaattgttcAGGCATGTTATTTGTCACTACCTCACGAGATGGCCATTGAACAAGAAAGGacaattgtacatgtaaatagttgATCAAGCTTTCAACAATTTCACTACATTGTGAAGTGGATATGCAAAACCTAGTACCTAGATCTTCAAATAACAGACCTAGACGTAGGCGCATCAGCATCATGAAAAAATAATCCAGAACACTTAGAGTTCTTGGCCGTCCTCCATCTAAATCTTTAAAGTTAAGTTTCCGCCTTGATGTCCGCACTTCAGCTTCATCCttgatttcatcaaacaaaGCTTCAAACACAACTCGATTAGGGATTCCGGTGTAAAAACTGTGTTTTACGTCATCATATGTGAGCATAGGTAGCTGACATTGTACACCAAAGTCTCTAGTAGAATGTTCTGTTGGTGAACTGAAGTGTGCTGTTTTTCCCAGTAAACTTTCTTCGGTTTGTACTTCCATCACTGAACAGTTGTTCTCAGTCTGTGTGTCACAACatctgaaacatatacaaattgatCATGTACCCATTTACCACATCTTACATGTACAGTctggtaacccgaaccaaatgtttgatttttttggccttaaacatttacaaacacttaaatattcctatttttgttaaagaatgaagaaaaaatgATCAGAAGTAATCAGATCGATTTTATAGCACAacaagcaatatatatattgaacaatacctAAAGGACTGATTCTGTGGCTGTAGTACTGGTCCGATGCAGTAATCATGCAGGTGGACCGAGGTATCAATGGCATGTCCGAAAGGGGATGCAAATGACAGTTGTGGCTGTATACTATCATCATTTGACAGTTCTAGGTGTAAATCGTCATTGaccgtatcaccatcatcacctacGTCTTCATCAAGATGCTGAAATTGCAAAAGAAACTgtataagataaatattttggTACAAATTCTGCCAGGCTATATGGTACACATTTTTCAAggctgtatttgaaaacaattctttaatcatttctaaaaaattacaaataagtGCAGTGACATTGTTTGTTTGCACCGTTGATATATCATAATTGCACCGATGATATATCATAATTCATTTTGAGGTGCATGTAAggaagaaataaaataacataagaaataaaaaataccgttgGCTGGAAGGTTTTGGTAGCACCAGTCTCAGTTGGAAACATAGATGGAAGTGTATGCTGGGAAGAAGGTCCTCTGAAGCGAACAAAATGCTCACTACACAATCGTCTGTGTTCATTCCAGTGGAACGATATCATGACCGTTTTACATCGCTGCACCCACACACGTTTGCATAAACGTTTGTTCTGAGGAAAACGGTGAAATGACACTTTTCTCCCATCAATAACCTTCCCTCTGTAAATTCCTTTACAAATACAACAGTACTTAAGGGTTTTCCTGCCcgttttctttatatgttttgaatCTTTACTTTCCATTTTCACTTGTTGCTGTTTACTTCCTGGTTTGTGTAGTCCCCGAAAGTAAATTTCCGCTTTCTGCGCATGTCCATTTGAAGAGTATTCAGGGAAAGATAATCGagttatcggaaaggacaaCAGTACTGATCGTATTGACACAAAGGCATACTCATTTCTGAATAAAGACATTTTTGGAATTTACAAGCAGTCATACTTATTTACATAAAGGTAAAATAGTTCATACCTAAGtcgaaatatatcaaaaatcatttacactttaatgaacttaaataaatcGTCATCATTatacttgaatatgaaaatgtattaaatcaaaatgttcgAAAAGGTCTAGAGATTCAATATTGCTTAGAACCCGATCCAGGCGTTCCATCTGAATGAACTAAAATACTGCCGGCGATAGcatttattgcttatttcacCATTTCAACCTCAACCCATCCGTATATAACCAAACACCTCCTCTGTCATCTGTGCATTACAGCCCTTACCAGCCGGGACGATCGACCCCCGGAAAGATATGACCTGCTGGTGAACGCCTACCAGAACGGCGGATCCCGATTCACAGCGAATCTCTTCGGCTTTAGGTTCGTGTTGAGGATAGTTGCACAATTATTTGATTCATATTGAACtgaagttttatataaaatttgaattctAACAGAGCGGATACAAATTAAAGCCCGAACATGTATTTTCAGAGTGTTCATTGCTTCATATCTTTGTTGTTTAATTACAGTGgctaatttgtttttatcattcagGTTCCAAACCTTGATTTAGTTTTTTCAGTCAATCTGGTATTTTTAATTACTCCTCTTCATACGCCAACGGTAAATGACGTCGTTTTGCCTGTATGTTTCAGGCCTGATGCATTCTACTTTTACGAGCCGCTTTGGCGATTCTCTGAGCAGGAGTACTTCCGGTCGCCTGGCACCGTCTGCAGCATTCTTAACAACACGTGCAGGTAAGTTGCTACCATGTGTACACCTACATACACCTACAAAAAGTGATTAAATACTGTCCACAGTCCATGTTTTGAGTCAGACATAGAAAACTGTTTTGCAAATTGAGTCAGAATATCTCTTTTATTGCATATGATTATATAAagatatgtttgaaaataaacatcattgaattttattagaaaatgtttatcttgtttttcaaacttttttttgcaCTTACAAATGAATGTTCTTACATTTGATTtcgtaaaaaaacaaattacgGACGAAAATATATCAGAACATAAATTCGATGTAATTTTAtgaatcaattttttttcacgCAACATTTAcctaatcattaaaatgtttattccaTCCACCCAAAATTAGTCAACAAGCAAGCGTGGTCTTTACTTTTTATCTGGAAAACGACCCGTCTTCAAGCATATCAGACCGATGTTTGAAAATGAGTGTTGAATGAATATCCATGTAGCATAAAACAAGATCTAAAACTGTTATATATGCaatgtttatttgcaataaactgtttacattgaCCAAAAAGGTACCTGTTTGATGAACTTTGTGTTAACTTCGCTAGTAGTAACATCGAAGTTGACGGCtgtatgaatacattataagatattgtatattatatgtcATATAAGCTACATGGCATAACTTTTATCAAAGCGAAATCATGCaaagtataataaaacaataaagctACCTGGTTAAATAATGGTCGTTCgtcaaaatatgattttcaaaatcactcgtgaaataaaaacGATCTTTCACCGATATCAACAAACATCGTCTTTATAGTTGTTATTATATCTTAGGGAACTAGGATTGGCTGCTGTAAACCGTGCACGCGACCTTAGGGACATGAAGCAGCTGGTGGCTGAAGTACCCATGTGAGTGCCTTTATTGTTGGGTATACtagacatttaaatataaatctttataaatgtacacAACAAATCTCGGAGAAATGAAGACTGTcggtaaaagtatttgttttgcCGTTGTCTGGTTATGAGCGTGTGAAACGCGCACAGTTTGGACAGCCTAATTTCCAAGTGAAATATAACATTAAGGGCATTATCAAAATGTTGTATATTTCGACTTGGAAAATGATTGAACAACAATAGATAGATGTCAGTATGACCTTTGAATAAGCTTTTTTATGAGCAGATCGTTGCAGAAACTGCGTTGTTAATATTGACactaaggtcaatgtcattttACAAAGAGGTTTTTAGACACCCAGGGTTGTCGTGAGTATTCCGTGTAAATATCATACCAACTTATGATATACATTAAAAAGCATCGTTATACCTTGTATATATCAAAGTTCCATTCAAACCATCATTTAATACACGGTGATTGGAAATGTGACCTTTTATTATCTGACATGACGTCACAATGTCGAATTGTACATAAAAAGACCACGAAATGTAATAGTAATGAATTACACTCCTTCTTTAAAACACAACTGAgatttaattatacattcttaTTTTCTAACTGTGTGTATTATTATATGATGTTTGTACCTACCCGTGTTGTATTTTGTGTGATGCTTTACAGGAACTCCACCGTAGGCGACCTGATGACGGATGTGTTCGCGGACATCTTCCGCTGCAACTTCTCCCGAATATCCAGTCTCGTCCAGCAGCAGGTCACAGACAACCTCAAATATGCAGGTCTGTATAGCAGGATGCTTTTTTGACCATAATCCGCCGCTTGCCACTTAAGAAATGCTAGTCACGCTTATGAAAGAACGATGAATAAATTTATAAGTAAGCATAAAGAAATAACAGCGCGTAAactttgtaatttaaaaaccCACAAACCCAAAGAGTACTGGTCGTATCTTAACAAAGTCAATCAAAAAACTCGCAGTGCTCTTTACTCACCCCCCTTATCAGATATGTATAACCATTTCAAAACTCTGAATGATGGTAGTAATCAAGAAGTTTTCGAGTTGCCTCCCTTAGACCGcacaataaataatgacataCTAAATCGGCCGTTCTCCCGttgtgaaattaaaaacatgtattaacaaTTTGAATAACGCAAAATGCCCGTCTCAATTTTACTGCTTCCTTAACGAACACATTAAAGCTACGTGCTCATCTCTTATGccaatttatgtaaaattatttaatattatcttgGAGACCGGTCATATACCCGAAGTTTGGACAGCGGGTATTATTCGGcccatttataaaaataaaggggTCCGACAAGGAGAAAATTTGTCACCGGTAATGTTCGCAATTTTTCTAAATGATTTGGCATCCTACCTTCTTAATCTGAACAACACAGGAGTCGAAATAAGTGTACGCAATGAACAAAATTTGGTTACCTATTTAAAAATACTCGCCCTACTTTACGCTGACGATACAGCGCTACTTAGCGAAACTGATACTGATTTGCAGCAAATGATTgatgattttgataattattgcaGTACTTTTGATTTAAAGGTCAATATCGATAAAATAAAGGTGGTTGTTTTTGGCACTAATAGGCCGACTCgctataatttcaaaataggaGAAAATATACTAGAAACgtttactaaatataaatacctAGGAGTATTCTTTTCAAGCTCTGGAAGTTTTCTAAACGCATCAAAAGACATTTAGTTGAACAGGCCAAAAAGGCAATGCACTTACTTTATAAACGTATTTACAATCTAGATATACCGACAGacttacaattacaattatttgacCATACAATGTTGCCAATACTAGTATACTCTGCTGAGGTATGGG
The DNA window shown above is from Mya arenaria isolate MELC-2E11 chromosome 6, ASM2691426v1 and carries:
- the LOC128237593 gene encoding carbohydrate sulfotransferase 4-like, whose product is MADIDNEITGACMNNNELTPFKVVDLKRYLANWKLNVSDLKCELTERIKGAYRLSITDKHVLEERDWEERERRATERFILPCGEGVPPPSTLKAWKSTIDLFPAVEEKQKKVTRLPTLDPSVESDWLHTLCVLQLSSWENLTFRELFPFLFKWWNNEMNASWSSKVCNSETLINHYGVSFFKQAQEYTFSCEILVTAFIAYFTISTSTHPYITKHLLCHLCITALTSRDDRPPERYDLLVNAYQNGGSRFTANLFGFRPDAFYFYEPLWRFSEQEYFRSPGTVCSILNNTCRELGLAAVNRARDLRDMKQLVAEVPMNSTVGDLMTDVFADIFRCNFSRISSLVQQQVTDNLKYAGPSWRRYAECRYSKRQPRDICLPMQALYCSNFRHLVVKTLRITTDSLGPLLDRKPDLKVIQLFRNPFAIMNSRLESSFQSIVSDFVEMGESLCRKMEIDYQGSMDLMKKHPGRVKIVFYDDLKRNVSGKIQSLYSFLGMEQRPEDATALDVVIPNEGDLNNKTIEDLRKKDNTQWWRDRIDFKLYREIFQRCTNVVKIFRLTDFKTEEDLRNLNIPDMHLPDVFKI